From Leptolyngbyaceae cyanobacterium, one genomic window encodes:
- a CDS encoding SAM-dependent methyltransferase has protein sequence MATVSKIAKRSPSGKEVFVCPEESNFYSQCLDAMVLCHTERNEVVIEFGSGDGLPIINSLLKVQFDGLIHGYELNKTACEIANAKIASYELDDKYVIHNSCFFSSVKPDARYLVSNPPYIPSIDSDIYMPLLRGGTDGSTITRRLLSLDYENVLLMVSSYSNPVDTIDYALDRGYLVSKFLVSPLQFGYYSSEPKVRQTIAKLKEINKAFYSDSIYLLAGVLFQKQHNSYVDLSAELRQIMTSL, from the coding sequence GTGGCAACTGTATCTAAAATTGCCAAGCGCAGTCCTTCGGGAAAAGAAGTTTTTGTTTGCCCAGAAGAATCTAATTTTTATTCTCAATGTTTAGATGCAATGGTACTTTGCCATACCGAAAGAAATGAAGTAGTTATAGAATTTGGTTCCGGCGATGGCTTGCCAATTATCAACTCGCTGCTGAAAGTTCAGTTTGACGGATTAATTCACGGTTACGAACTAAATAAAACCGCTTGTGAAATTGCCAATGCAAAAATAGCTAGTTATGAATTAGATGACAAATATGTAATTCATAACTCTTGTTTCTTTAGTTCCGTTAAACCTGATGCTAGATATTTGGTATCAAATCCACCTTATATTCCTTCAATAGATAGCGATATTTATATGCCATTGCTACGGGGAGGAACTGATGGTTCTACAATTACTAGGAGGCTTTTATCTTTAGATTATGAAAATGTATTGTTAATGGTTTCTAGCTATTCAAATCCTGTAGATACGATTGATTATGCTCTCGATCGAGGTTACCTAGTTTCTAAATTCCTAGTTTCTCCGCTTCAGTTCGGTTATTACAGTTCCGAACCAAAAGTCAGACAAACTATTGCCAAACTCAAAGAAATTAACAAAGCCTTTTACTCAGATAGCATTTACCTTTTGGCGGGTGTTTTATTCCAGAAACAGCATAATTCTTATGTAGATTTATCTGCGGAATTAAGGCAAATAATGACTAGTTTGTAA
- a CDS encoding cupin domain-containing protein: MVDTSVKKLESTYSPHGEMGQKYLASGKSVSMRLWEDEQPGDAKPETQRDYETVGYVIKGRAEFHLEGQMVLLEPGSSWVVPKGASHTYKILEPFTAVEATSPPAQVNGRDE, from the coding sequence ATGGTTGATACCAGCGTTAAAAAATTAGAATCTACCTATTCTCCCCACGGTGAAATGGGTCAAAAATATCTAGCTTCTGGTAAAAGTGTTTCGATGCGTCTTTGGGAAGATGAACAACCAGGCGATGCTAAACCAGAAACGCAGCGCGACTATGAAACAGTTGGTTATGTAATTAAAGGTCGTGCCGAATTTCATCTCGAAGGTCAAATGGTTTTACTTGAACCAGGTAGTTCTTGGGTAGTACCAAAAGGTGCATCTCACACTTACAAAATTCTGGAACCATTTACCGCAGTGGAAGCAACTTCTCCCCCTGCTCAAGTTAACGGACGGGATGAATAA
- a CDS encoding acetyltransferase — MLLKTKDGGTLLEIADVQALINPSKNEVTARDQEGQEEQAATAYSKDQLIFPSGEELPRCWRDANYTKA; from the coding sequence ATGCTTCTCAAGACAAAAGATGGCGGAACTTTATTAGAAATAGCTGATGTACAAGCTTTAATCAACCCATCCAAAAATGAGGTAACCGCACGAGATCAAGAAGGTCAGGAAGAACAAGCTGCTACTGCTTATTCTAAGGATCAATTAATATTTCCTTCTGGCGAAGAGTTACCACGTTGTTGGAGAGATGCCAACTATACAAAAGCTTAA
- a CDS encoding iron-containing redox enzyme family protein yields MQSNVISPSLKHWQYGTPKQPSQNSIYEVAEQEFIKLLELENLDDKLSVKPEIAANFERVLCEAILIAYKESSNNADAAHLFLQRVLYRINRLNLFWYDDLRHYTNERSYYLQRIRDRIESAWQPWELSHLDVEALQKVDAKQALIERGDRDLDPPLSEDSRYMRQEMSEAGYRHLLAIASFDGLVEASRLSRILGGAANEVQCTLVRVLLEEYGNGRLSRKHSTFFAQMLAEFGMNTEPEGYFDIVPWEVLASINHNFLLTECKRYFLRYNGGLTYFEIVGPSIYKTYLTAAQRLQLSDAAMGYWELHIREDERHGRWMLDDVALPLVNMYPDLAWQIVLGYDQEKLMADRAGAAVVRSIRQLEAST; encoded by the coding sequence ATGCAAAGCAATGTGATTAGCCCGTCGCTAAAACATTGGCAGTATGGTACGCCAAAACAACCATCTCAGAATTCTATCTATGAAGTAGCAGAACAAGAGTTTATCAAACTGCTTGAACTGGAAAATTTGGATGATAAATTGTCAGTCAAACCGGAAATAGCGGCGAATTTTGAAAGGGTATTGTGCGAAGCCATTTTAATTGCTTATAAAGAATCATCTAATAATGCAGATGCAGCACATCTTTTTTTACAGCGCGTGCTTTATCGCATTAATCGATTAAATTTGTTTTGGTATGACGATCTGCGCCACTATACCAACGAAAGGTCTTACTATTTACAGAGAATTCGCGATCGCATCGAATCAGCTTGGCAGCCTTGGGAATTGTCCCACCTAGATGTGGAAGCGCTGCAAAAAGTTGATGCGAAACAAGCTTTAATCGAACGGGGAGACCGGGATCTCGATCCGCCTTTATCTGAAGATAGCCGATATATGCGCCAAGAAATGAGCGAGGCGGGATATCGTCATTTATTAGCGATCGCATCTTTCGATGGATTAGTAGAAGCCAGTCGCCTGTCTCGCATTTTAGGCGGCGCTGCTAATGAAGTACAATGTACTTTAGTCCGAGTACTGTTGGAAGAATACGGTAACGGTCGCCTTTCTCGCAAGCATTCTACTTTTTTTGCCCAAATGCTAGCAGAATTTGGCATGAATACGGAACCAGAAGGATATTTTGATATAGTACCTTGGGAAGTTCTGGCATCGATTAATCATAACTTTTTGCTGACAGAATGCAAGCGATATTTCCTCCGTTATAACGGTGGCTTAACTTACTTTGAAATCGTTGGGCCTTCTATTTACAAAACCTATTTAACAGCAGCGCAACGTTTGCAATTATCAGATGCCGCAATGGGTTATTGGGAGTTGCACATTAGAGAAGACGAACGTCACGGTCGCTGGATGTTAGATGATGTTGCTTTACCGTTGGTCAATATGTACCCCGATCTAGCATGGCAAATCGTGTTGGGGTACGACCAAGAGAAATTGATGGCCGATCGCGCTGGTGCAGCAGTCGTGCGATCGATCCGTCAATTAGAAGCATCCACTTAA